A genomic stretch from Stutzerimonas decontaminans includes:
- a CDS encoding phosphoadenosine phosphosulfate reductase domain-containing protein — translation MRFCTSELKSAVIASYLKKRFKGQEILNVTGIRREESAGRRKADVAKADPRLAQRGAQGFTWNPVIEWKIDEVKAAIARRGLELHEAYTRYGMTRVSCAFCIMSSAADLKASTTCIDNQDIYRTMVELEASSTFAFQSNNWLGDVAPHLLGSELADRFQAAKRAAQLREIAEKKIPLGLEYQKGWPTRLPTMDEAKRLAEVRHTVAGLVGVEALYLDPAAILERYDELLRARIDATPAVPVHLAFDSSQANSWGQQAAFGF, via the coding sequence ATGCGTTTCTGCACGTCAGAGCTGAAGAGCGCTGTGATTGCCAGCTATCTCAAGAAACGTTTCAAAGGCCAGGAAATTCTCAACGTCACCGGAATTCGTCGGGAAGAAAGCGCCGGTCGCCGCAAAGCGGACGTTGCCAAGGCAGATCCACGCCTTGCTCAGCGCGGCGCCCAGGGTTTCACCTGGAATCCGGTGATCGAATGGAAGATTGATGAGGTGAAGGCTGCGATTGCGCGGCGAGGCCTGGAGCTTCATGAGGCCTATACCCGGTACGGGATGACACGGGTTTCCTGCGCATTTTGCATCATGTCCTCAGCGGCAGATCTGAAGGCCTCCACCACCTGCATCGACAACCAGGATATCTACCGCACGATGGTCGAGCTTGAGGCCAGCTCAACATTCGCATTCCAGTCTAACAACTGGCTGGGCGATGTCGCTCCACACCTGCTGGGCAGCGAGCTTGCAGATCGGTTTCAAGCTGCAAAGCGGGCGGCACAACTGCGCGAGATTGCAGAGAAAAAAATTCCCCTCGGGTTGGAGTACCAAAAGGGCTGGCCCACTCGCCTGCCGACGATGGACGAGGCGAAGCGGCTTGCTGAGGTTCGGCATACGGTTGCAGGACTCGTAGGGGTTGAAGCGCTCTATCTTGATCCGGCAGCGATCCTTGAGCGCTACGATGAGCTGCTGCGGGCACGTATCGACGCCACCCCTGCTGTGCCTGTCCATCTGGCGTTCGACTCCAGTCAGGCCAACAGCTGGGGGCAGCAGGCGGCGTTCGGCTTCTGA
- a CDS encoding IS3 family transposase (programmed frameshift), which yields MKTTTKYSPEVRERAVRLVLEHQGNHESEWAAICSISAKIGCTAETLRRWVRQAERDTGKREGQTSSERERIKALEREVRELRQANEILRKASAYFCPGGARPPLQAMKAFVDEHRAVYGVEPICRVLPIAPSTYYAHAHCQAAPERRSPRTRRDEVLSGHIQRVWEENFQVYGVRKVWRQLKREGVVVARCTVERLMRRLGLQGVVRGKPVKTTISDKATPCPLDKVNRQFRAERPNALWVSDFTYVSTWQGFVYVAFVIDVFARRIVGWRVSSSARTDFVLDALEQALYARRPVGQGSLIHHSDRGVQYVSIRYTERLAEAGVEPSVGSVGDSYDNALAETINGLYKAEVIHRRSWQNREAVELATLEWVDWFNHRRLLEPIGNMPPAEAEAIYYQQLTESAQAA from the exons ATGAAGACGACGACGAAGTACTCCCCGGAAGTCCGCGAGCGAGCGGTTCGACTGGTATTGGAGCATCAAGGCAACCACGAGTCGGAATGGGCAGCGATTTGCTCGATTTCTGCCAAGATCGGTTGTACCGCCGAAACACTGCGCCGTTGGGTACGCCAGGCCGAGCGCGATACTGGCAAACGTGAAGGCCAGACCAGCAGCGAACGCGAGCGGATCAAGGCGCTGGAACGTGAGGTGCGTGAGTTGCGCCAGGCCAACGAGATCCTGCGCAAGGCGTCCGCGTATT TTTGCCCAGGCGGAGCTCGACCGCCGCTTCAAGCCATGAAGGCGTTCGTCGATGAGCATCGTGCGGTTTATGGAGTCGAGCCGATCTGCCGGGTACTGCCGATCGCTCCATCGACCTACTACGCCCATGCACATTGCCAGGCCGCTCCCGAGCGGCGTTCTCCGCGAACACGGCGTGACGAGGTACTGAGCGGGCATATCCAGCGGGTCTGGGAGGAGAACTTCCAGGTCTACGGCGTGCGCAAGGTCTGGCGGCAACTCAAGCGCGAAGGCGTAGTGGTGGCCCGTTGCACGGTGGAGCGACTGATGCGGCGACTGGGTCTACAAGGTGTCGTACGCGGCAAACCGGTCAAGACTACGATCAGCGACAAGGCCACCCCGTGCCCGCTGGACAAGGTCAATCGCCAGTTCCGCGCCGAGCGGCCAAACGCGCTCTGGGTGTCGGACTTCACCTACGTCAGCACGTGGCAGGGCTTCGTCTACGTGGCCTTTGTTATCGACGTATTCGCCCGGCGTATCGTCGGCTGGCGCGTGTCCAGCTCAGCCCGCACAGACTTTGTTCTCGATGCGTTGGAACAGGCGTTGTATGCCCGCCGACCGGTCGGCCAGGGCAGCCTGATCCATCACAGCGACCGTGGCGTGCAGTACGTCTCGATCCGCTATACCGAGCGCCTAGCTGAAGCTGGGGTCGAGCCCTCGGTGGGCAGCGTGGGCGACTCCTATGACAATGCCTTGGCCGAGACCATCAATGGCCTGTACAAGGCCGAGGTGATCCATCGTCGTTCCTGGCAGAATCGGGAGGCAGTGGAGCTGGCGACGCTGGAGTGGGTGGACTGGTTCAACCACCGACGGCTACTGGAGCCCATCGGGAACATGCCGCCGGCAGAGGCCGAAGCGATCTACTATCAGCAACTTACCGAGTCGGCCCAAGCGGCATGA
- a CDS encoding phospholipase D family protein — MPKFLNTSATNYYLEELIKNAKERLILISPFLKINDRIRELLEDKNRMKIDVRIVYGKSELHPQEINWLKSLSFVRTSFCKNLHAKCYLNEEVAIITSLNLYDFSQVNNNEMGVMLTRESDAECYRDAYEEAQRIVRVSDEVRIAMEMVAKPETLGAEAEDESDNGSQHSKLTTSKLAASLGLKTPDLLERLVGAGHLELRGTMHYLTDQGKTAGGEFRKGRAGFYFLWPLGFSV; from the coding sequence ATGCCGAAATTCCTCAACACGAGTGCCACGAATTACTACCTGGAAGAGTTGATCAAGAACGCGAAGGAGCGGCTGATTCTGATCAGCCCCTTTCTCAAGATCAACGATCGGATTCGCGAACTTTTGGAAGACAAGAACCGCATGAAGATCGACGTTCGGATCGTCTACGGCAAAAGCGAACTGCATCCGCAGGAAATTAATTGGCTGAAAAGCCTGAGCTTCGTGCGGACCAGCTTCTGCAAGAACCTTCACGCCAAGTGCTACCTCAACGAGGAAGTGGCGATCATTACCAGCCTGAACCTCTACGACTTCTCCCAGGTGAACAACAACGAGATGGGCGTGATGCTCACGCGCGAATCCGATGCCGAGTGCTACCGCGACGCCTACGAGGAAGCCCAGCGCATTGTCCGCGTCAGTGATGAGGTTCGGATTGCAATGGAGATGGTGGCCAAGCCCGAAACGCTTGGTGCGGAAGCGGAAGATGAAAGCGACAACGGCAGCCAGCATTCCAAGCTCACCACCTCGAAGCTCGCAGCGAGCCTTGGCCTGAAAACCCCGGATCTGCTCGAACGCCTGGTTGGGGCTGGCCACTTGGAGCTGCGCGGCACCATGCACTACCTAACAGATCAGGGTAAGACCGCAGGCGGGGAGTTCCGCAAGGGACGCGCCGGATTTTATTTCCTCTGGCCGCTCGGTTTCTCCGTTTGA
- a CDS encoding 2Fe-2S iron-sulfur cluster-binding protein, producing MELLVLPNNRRLPFDSGANLLEVLREHRVGISYSCMSGRCGTCRCRVIDGSVISSAAKSGDSNRIEEHYVLACQSVLTSNCAIEIIDSDDIVTHPARIIKGMVVAVESPTHDIRRIRIRLAKPFEFSPGQYATLQFSPEHVRPYSMAGLPDDQEMEFHIRKVPGGRVTEYIFEHVREGTSIKLSGPLGTAYLRQAHTGPMLCVGGGTGLAPVLSIVRGALKSGMTNPIHLYFGVRSQQDLYDADRLNQLAAIHPQLTVHTVIATGPINEGQRAGLITDLIEKDIPSLAGWRAYLCGAPAMVDALCTVAKVLGISPEHIYADAFYPSGV from the coding sequence ATGGAACTTCTCGTACTACCGAACAATCGCCGCTTGCCTTTTGATTCCGGTGCCAACCTTTTGGAAGTGCTCCGTGAGCACCGTGTGGGTATTTCCTACAGCTGTATGTCTGGACGATGCGGTACTTGCCGCTGCCGAGTTATAGATGGCAGCGTCATTAGTTCGGCGGCGAAAAGCGGTGACTCAAATCGCATCGAAGAGCATTATGTACTCGCCTGTCAGTCAGTGCTCACCAGCAATTGCGCAATTGAGATCATAGACTCAGACGACATAGTCACTCACCCGGCGCGAATCATCAAAGGCATGGTTGTCGCCGTCGAGTCGCCCACTCACGATATTCGTCGCATCCGCATTCGCCTCGCCAAGCCCTTTGAGTTCTCACCCGGACAGTACGCGACGCTACAGTTCAGTCCCGAACATGTGCGTCCATATTCAATGGCTGGTCTGCCAGATGACCAAGAAATGGAGTTCCATATCCGCAAAGTGCCGGGCGGGCGTGTCACGGAGTATATTTTCGAGCACGTCCGCGAAGGTACAAGCATTAAGTTGAGTGGGCCTCTTGGTACGGCCTATCTGCGTCAGGCTCACACCGGGCCGATGCTGTGTGTGGGCGGCGGGACCGGACTCGCACCGGTGCTGTCGATTGTTCGCGGCGCGCTGAAGTCGGGAATGACGAACCCCATCCACCTTTATTTCGGGGTGCGCAGTCAGCAAGACCTTTACGACGCAGACCGATTGAACCAACTCGCGGCTATCCACCCTCAACTGACTGTCCATACAGTGATCGCGACGGGCCCGATTAATGAGGGCCAGCGAGCCGGCCTAATTACCGATTTGATTGAAAAAGACATTCCCTCGCTGGCTGGGTGGAGAGCCTACCTGTGCGGCGCACCAGCGATGGTTGACGCTCTATGCACCGTCGCCAAAGTTCTTGGAATATCGCCCGAACATATTTATGCCGATGCCTTCTATCCCAGCGGGGTCTGA
- the ndoA gene encoding naphthalene 1,2-dioxygenase system ferredoxin NdoA, which translates to MTEKWIDAVALYEIPEGDVLGVTVEGKELALYEVEGEIYATDNLCTHGAARMSDGFLEGREIECPLHQGRFDVCTGRALCAPVTQNIKTYPVKIEGQRVMIDLS; encoded by the coding sequence ATGACAGAAAAATGGATTGACGCAGTCGCTCTTTATGAAATCCCTGAAGGTGACGTCCTCGGCGTGACAGTCGAAGGCAAGGAACTAGCGCTGTATGAAGTGGAAGGCGAAATCTACGCTACCGACAACCTGTGCACACATGGTGCTGCCCGCATGAGTGATGGCTTTCTAGAAGGCAGAGAAATTGAATGTCCTTTGCATCAAGGTAGATTTGATGTTTGCACAGGCAGGGCCTTGTGCGCCCCTGTGACACAGAACATCAAAACATACCCGGTGAAGATTGAGGGCCAGCGTGTGATGATTGATTTGAGCTGA
- a CDS encoding aromatic ring-hydroxylating oxygenase subunit alpha yields the protein MNYKNINLVSESGLTQKHLIHGDEELFQRELETIFARNWLFLTHDSLIPSPGDYVTAKMGVDEVIVSRQNDGSIRAFLNVCRHRGKTLVHAEAGNAKGFVCSYHGWGFGANGELQSVPFEKELYGEALDKKCMGLKEVARVESFHGFIYGCFDEEAPSLKDYMGDAGWYLEPMFKHSGGLELIGPPGKVIIKANWKAPAENFVGDAYHVGWTHAASLRTGQSVFSSLAGNAALPPEGAGLQMTSKYGSGMGVLWDGYSGVHSADLVPELMAFGGAKQERLNKEIGEVRARIYRSHLNGTVFPNNSFLTCSGVFKVWHPIDANTTEVWTYAMVEKDMPEDLKRRLVDAVQRTFGPAGFWESDDNDNMETESQNAKKYQSRDGDLVSNLGFGGDVYGDEVYPGIVGKSAIGETSYRGFYRAYGAHISSSSWAEFEDVSKNWHTELAKTTDR from the coding sequence ATGAATTACAAAAATATAAACTTGGTGAGTGAATCTGGGCTGACCCAAAAACACCTGATTCATGGCGACGAAGAACTTTTCCAGCGCGAACTGGAAACCATTTTTGCTCGGAACTGGCTTTTCCTGACTCATGACAGCCTGATTCCGTCCCCTGGCGACTATGTTACGGCAAAAATGGGGGTTGATGAGGTTATCGTCTCCAGGCAGAACGACGGTTCGATTCGTGCTTTCCTGAACGTTTGTCGTCACCGTGGCAAGACGCTGGTACACGCAGAAGCAGGTAATGCTAAAGGTTTCGTTTGCAGCTATCACGGCTGGGGCTTCGGCGCTAACGGTGAACTGCAGAGCGTCCCGTTTGAAAAAGAACTGTATGGCGAGGCGCTCGACAAGAAATGTATGGGATTGAAAGAAGTCGCTCGTGTAGAGAGCTTCCATGGCTTCATCTATGGTTGCTTCGATGAGGAAGCCCCTTCTCTCAAAGACTACATGGGGGACGCTGGCTGGTACCTGGAGCCTATGTTTAAGCATTCCGGAGGGCTAGAACTGATCGGTCCTCCAGGCAAGGTCATAATCAAGGCTAACTGGAAAGCGCCCGCGGAAAACTTTGTGGGGGATGCGTACCACGTGGGTTGGACGCATGCGGCTTCGCTTCGCACAGGGCAGTCGGTCTTCTCGTCGTTAGCTGGCAACGCAGCTTTGCCCCCAGAAGGTGCAGGTCTGCAAATGACCTCCAAATACGGCAGCGGCATGGGTGTGTTGTGGGACGGATATTCAGGCGTGCACAGCGCAGACCTGGTTCCGGAATTGATGGCCTTCGGCGGTGCTAAGCAGGAACGGCTGAACAAAGAAATTGGCGAGGTTCGCGCACGAATCTATCGTAGCCACCTCAACGGCACCGTTTTCCCGAACAACAGTTTTCTGACCTGCTCGGGTGTCTTCAAGGTATGGCACCCGATCGACGCAAATACCACTGAGGTATGGACCTACGCCATGGTCGAAAAAGACATGCCCGAGGATCTCAAGCGCCGCTTGGTCGACGCGGTTCAGAGAACGTTTGGGCCTGCTGGCTTCTGGGAAAGCGACGACAACGACAATATGGAAACGGAATCGCAAAACGCCAAGAAATATCAGTCCAGAGATGGCGATCTGGTTTCCAACCTGGGTTTCGGCGGGGACGTATACGGCGACGAGGTTTATCCTGGCATCGTCGGCAAATCGGCGATTGGCGAGACCAGTTATCGTGGCTTCTATCGGGCTTACGGCGCGCACATCAGCAGCTCTAGCTGGGCTGAATTCGAGGATGTCTCTAAAAATTGGCATACCGAACTGGCAAAGACTACTGATCGCTAA
- a CDS encoding aromatic-ring-hydroxylating dioxygenase subunit beta: protein MMINIQEDKLVSAHDAEEFLRFLNSGDEALQQEATTLLTREAHLLDIQAYRAWLEHCVDSEVKYQIISRELRSASERRYQLNETMNIFNENYEQLEVRVAHQLDPQNWGNSPKVRFTRFITNIQAAMDENEDLLHIRSNLIVHRARRGNQVDVFYATREDKWKRGEDGARKLVQRLIDYPERTFQTHNVMIFM, encoded by the coding sequence ATGATGATTAATATTCAAGAAGACAAGCTTGTCTCCGCCCACGATGCCGAAGAGTTTCTTCGTTTCTTAAATTCCGGCGACGAGGCTTTGCAACAAGAAGCTACCACGTTGCTAACCCGGGAAGCGCATCTTTTAGACATTCAGGCTTACCGCGCCTGGTTAGAGCACTGCGTGGACTCAGAGGTGAAATATCAGATTATCTCACGCGAACTGCGCTCAGCTTCCGAGCGCCGTTACCAGCTCAATGAAACCATGAACATTTTCAACGAGAATTATGAACAACTGGAAGTTCGCGTAGCGCATCAACTGGATCCGCAAAACTGGGGCAATAGTCCAAAGGTGCGCTTTACTCGTTTCATCACAAATATCCAGGCTGCAATGGACGAAAATGAAGATTTGCTTCACATTCGCTCCAACCTAATTGTTCACCGAGCACGACGCGGCAATCAAGTCGATGTCTTCTATGCCACTCGGGAGGATAAATGGAAGCGCGGCGAAGATGGAGCGCGTAAGTTGGTCCAACGATTGATTGATTATCCAGAGCGCACATTCCAGACGCACAATGTGATGATCTTTATGTGA
- the hcaB gene encoding 3-(cis-5,6-dihydroxycyclohexa-1,3-dien-1-yl)propanoate dehydrogenase: MSNQQVVSITGAGSGIGLALVRSFKSAGYCVSALVQNEEQKASLCNEFKDALEIVVGDVRDHATNEKLIKQTTDRFGHLDCFIANAGIWDYMLGIEEPWEKISSSFDEIFNINVKSYFSGIRAALQELKKTSGSVVMTASVSSHAVGAGGSCYIASKHAVLGMMKALAYELAPHIRVNAVAPGGTVTSLCGPASAGFDKTHMENMPGIEDMIKGLTPLGFAAKAEDVVAPYLLLASRDQGKFITGTVINIDGGMALGRK; this comes from the coding sequence ATGAGCAATCAACAAGTCGTTTCGATAACCGGTGCTGGCTCAGGAATTGGTCTCGCACTGGTTCGATCCTTTAAGTCCGCCGGTTATTGCGTATCCGCTCTCGTACAAAACGAGGAGCAAAAGGCGAGCCTTTGCAATGAGTTCAAGGACGCACTCGAGATCGTCGTGGGCGATGTCCGGGACCACGCAACAAATGAGAAGCTGATAAAGCAAACAACCGATAGATTCGGCCATCTCGATTGTTTCATTGCAAATGCCGGTATTTGGGATTACATGCTTGGCATCGAAGAGCCTTGGGAGAAAATATCGAGCAGTTTTGATGAGATATTCAACATCAATGTCAAGAGCTATTTCAGCGGTATCAGGGCCGCCCTGCAGGAACTGAAAAAGACTAGCGGATCAGTGGTGATGACCGCTTCAGTGTCGTCCCATGCGGTCGGTGCTGGTGGTTCTTGCTACATCGCCAGCAAGCATGCGGTCCTGGGCATGATGAAAGCTTTGGCTTACGAATTGGCTCCCCACATTCGCGTCAACGCCGTAGCACCGGGCGGCACTGTGACGTCTCTGTGCGGTCCCGCAAGCGCCGGCTTCGACAAAACTCACATGGAAAACATGCCCGGTATCGAGGACATGATCAAGGGTCTAACGCCTCTTGGATTTGCAGCCAAGGCCGAAGACGTAGTGGCACCCTATTTGTTGTTGGCGTCGCGAGATCAAGGGAAATTCATTACCGGGACTGTCATTAATATAGATGGAGGGATGGCGCTCGGTCGCAAGTAG
- a CDS encoding aldehyde dehydrogenase, which yields MNTKLFINNVWVNSSDQQTFERKHPVSGEVMTECANSTVMDALKAAQAAQEAFQTWKTVGPSERRRLLLRVAEVMESKTPEFIEVMAKEVGASALWAGFNVQMSANVFREAASLATQIQGETIPTDKSDTLSMTLRQPVGPILSIVPWNGTAVLAARAIAYPLVCGNAVVFKGSEFSPATHALITQCVQEAGLPAGVLNYLNSSPDRSPEIADALISAKEIRRINFTGSTRVGSIIAQKAAQHLKRCLLELGGKSPLIVLDDADIDAAVKAAVFGSFLFQGQICMSTERLVVDEKIADEFVAKFAEKAKRLSAGDPCVTGDCIIGPMVSPNSGERINGLFKDAIDKGATVACGGMAQGAVMPATILDHVKSNMRIYDEETFGPITVVIRCNGEAEAIRIANDSAYGLSSGVFGRDINRALRVGMSIEYGSVHINGSTVQSEAQAPYGGTKKTGYGRFDGRAVIDEFTELKWLTIEPFEQQYPF from the coding sequence ATGAATACAAAATTGTTTATCAACAATGTCTGGGTCAATTCCAGTGACCAACAGACCTTCGAGCGAAAGCACCCCGTCAGTGGTGAGGTGATGACGGAGTGTGCAAACTCCACGGTGATGGATGCGTTAAAGGCCGCGCAAGCTGCCCAAGAGGCTTTCCAGACCTGGAAGACTGTTGGACCTTCGGAGCGTCGCCGCCTTCTGCTGAGGGTCGCTGAGGTTATGGAAAGTAAAACACCCGAGTTTATCGAAGTGATGGCCAAGGAGGTGGGAGCCTCCGCTCTTTGGGCCGGCTTCAATGTCCAGATGTCAGCCAATGTGTTCCGTGAAGCGGCATCGCTGGCTACACAAATTCAGGGGGAAACTATTCCGACAGACAAGTCTGACACGCTCTCAATGACGCTACGTCAGCCGGTCGGTCCGATCCTGAGCATCGTGCCGTGGAACGGCACCGCAGTGCTGGCGGCACGAGCCATCGCTTATCCGCTGGTCTGCGGCAACGCGGTGGTATTCAAAGGTTCTGAGTTTAGTCCCGCGACGCATGCCCTGATCACCCAGTGCGTGCAGGAAGCCGGGCTGCCTGCTGGCGTGCTCAACTATCTCAACTCTTCGCCTGACCGTTCGCCCGAGATCGCCGACGCACTGATCTCAGCCAAGGAGATCCGACGCATCAACTTCACGGGCTCCACCCGCGTGGGCAGTATTATCGCGCAGAAGGCCGCGCAACACCTCAAGCGCTGCCTGCTGGAGCTCGGTGGCAAGTCCCCACTTATTGTTCTGGATGACGCGGACATCGACGCAGCTGTCAAGGCAGCGGTGTTCGGTAGCTTCCTGTTCCAAGGTCAGATCTGCATGTCCACTGAGCGCTTGGTGGTTGATGAGAAGATCGCCGACGAATTTGTCGCCAAGTTTGCCGAAAAGGCCAAGCGTTTGAGCGCGGGCGACCCATGCGTAACTGGCGACTGCATCATCGGCCCAATGGTCTCGCCAAATTCAGGCGAGCGGATCAATGGTTTGTTCAAGGACGCGATCGACAAAGGAGCCACAGTTGCCTGCGGCGGCATGGCCCAAGGTGCGGTCATGCCGGCCACGATCCTGGATCACGTCAAATCCAACATGCGGATCTACGATGAGGAGACCTTCGGTCCCATCACTGTGGTGATCCGTTGCAACGGCGAAGCAGAGGCCATTCGCATTGCCAACGACAGCGCCTATGGCCTGTCGTCGGGCGTATTTGGCCGCGACATCAACCGTGCTTTGCGCGTGGGCATGTCCATCGAATATGGTTCAGTGCACATTAACGGATCGACTGTCCAAAGCGAGGCGCAGGCTCCATACGGAGGGACTAAGAAAACCGGCTACGGGCGCTTCGACGGCCGTGCTGTGATCGATGAGTTCACAGAGCTCAAGTGGCTGACCATCGAGCCTTTCGAGCAGCAGTATCCCTTCTAA
- the nahC gene encoding 1,2-dihydroxynaphthalene dioxygenase, whose translation MSKQTAVIELGYMGISVKDPDAWKSFATNMLGLQVFDEGEKDRFYLRMDYWHHRIVVHHNGQDDLEYLGWRVSGKPEFEALGQKLIDAGYDVRVCDKAEAQERMVLGLMKTVDPGGNPTEIFWGPRIDMSNPFHPGRPLHGKFVTGDQGLGHCIVRQTDVEAAHKFYSLLGLRGDVEYRIPLPNGMTGELTFMHCNGRDHSIGFGAMPAEKRLNHVMLEYTDIEDLGYTHQQFVKNDIDIALQLGIHANDKALTFYGATPSGWLIEPGWRGAKAIDEAEYYVGDIFGHGIETTGYGLDVKLS comes from the coding sequence ATGAGTAAGCAAACTGCAGTTATTGAACTCGGATACATGGGCATCTCGGTCAAGGATCCTGATGCGTGGAAATCATTCGCCACGAATATGCTGGGCCTGCAAGTTTTTGATGAAGGTGAGAAGGACCGTTTCTATCTACGTATGGATTACTGGCATCATCGAATCGTGGTCCATCATAACGGCCAGGACGACCTGGAATACCTGGGCTGGCGTGTGTCCGGAAAACCGGAGTTCGAGGCTCTCGGTCAAAAACTCATTGACGCCGGTTACGATGTTCGCGTCTGCGATAAAGCCGAGGCTCAGGAACGAATGGTGTTGGGCCTGATGAAGACAGTAGATCCAGGCGGCAACCCGACCGAGATATTCTGGGGGCCGCGGATCGACATGAGCAACCCGTTCCATCCCGGCCGCCCCCTGCACGGCAAGTTTGTGACTGGTGACCAAGGCCTGGGTCATTGCATCGTTCGCCAGACCGATGTCGAAGCTGCTCACAAGTTCTATAGTCTTCTGGGATTGCGTGGGGACGTCGAATACCGGATCCCGCTGCCCAACGGCATGACTGGCGAACTAACGTTCATGCATTGCAATGGTCGGGACCACTCCATTGGGTTTGGTGCCATGCCCGCTGAAAAGAGGCTCAATCATGTGATGCTTGAGTACACCGACATAGAGGATCTGGGATACACCCATCAACAGTTTGTAAAGAACGACATTGACATTGCCTTGCAACTTGGCATTCATGCTAACGACAAGGCGCTGACGTTCTATGGCGCAACACCTTCCGGCTGGCTCATTGAGCCCGGCTGGCGAGGTGCCAAGGCCATAGACGAAGCGGAGTACTACGTTGGAGACATCTTTGGCCATGGTATCGAGACCACTGGCTACGGCTTGGATGTAAAATTGAGTTAA